TCGGAGGAGACGAATTCGACGATGTCGAGGAGGACGATAACATTGATGAGCTAAATCAGGAAGAGGATGGGGACAACATCGAACTGATTACGCCCGGTCAGGCAGGTGGCGGAGTGCCGAAGTCCAAGCGGATTACCACCAAGTACATGACCAAATACGAGCGGGCGCGTGTTCTGGGAACGCGAGCGCTGCAGATTGCCATGTGCGCTCCGATTATGGTGGAGTTGGAGGGAGAGACTGATCCACTGCAGATTGCCATGAAGGAGCTTAAGCAGCGGAAGATTCCTATTATTATAAGGCGGTACCTTCCGGATGCGTCCTATGAGGATTGGAGCATTGACGAGTTGATTATTATTGACCATTGAGGTAGATGGCTGATAAGGAGTTATTGTAAAATGTAAGATCTATCTATATATTAAGTGATTGACGCAATTGcagaagtttttatttattttccgaaACCCCCcctaaattatttttgttttaattgattAAGCCAGATTTACAGTTCCcgttaatgaaaataataatcatttaAACTTGTCGGAAGTTGCGCTTCCGGTGTTTCTGTAAAAAGAATAAAAGGATTACggtcgaacaaaaaaaaacaaatattaggCAAtagaattctatttttttttttcgcacttTTTCTCAACTCCAAGTATAACCACCGGAATCCTTGTTGTAGACCATTCGTTCTAGATCCTTAACGGAATCCTTGCTGGCTCGGCACATTGTTTCGAGAATGTGCTCGGAAAGGCCACTATCGGAAAGATTTTCCTTCCACAGAACCTGATCACCGATGGCAGTCGCGGCGTTTTCTTTATCAGCATCGTCGATCAGCTTTTGTGACACTCTGCAGAAAGCCGTTGTACTGGGGACGGAAGCTAGCGTTGAGCTGAAGTTGTCCTTTGTTTCCGTGAGCAGTCCACAGAGATAGGGAAGCACATGGGGCAGGATGACGCCCTGCAATTCTGTGCTGTGATAGTCTTCGCCTTCCATTCGTATTTTGCTGGAACGTGTGGTTAAAGTTCGAAGGCTAGCTCCCACAAATGAGACCGGCGCCAGCAGAGTCGGTGGAACCCCGGCAAGGCGACCAACCTTCGTTGTAGTACTCTTGGCGTTGAGCAGGAAGTTGAAGAAGGCTTGACATTCGACACCTTCGATGAGGACTGTGGATTGATCGCTGTAGTCTTCGTCACATTCGCGATTCTGAAGCTTCTTTGCTTGATTGTAGTTGATCTTTTTGATTTCCTCCGCGGCAACGCCAAGACTTTCGAGCCATTTTTCCTCTTCCATGTCGTCGTCATCTTCATCGTCACGATCCGGGTCCTCATCAATTTGGGTATTCTATAGAAAAGTAATTCATCAAAGATAATTAGAAAGACAATTCGCCAAAAATTAACAGAAGAACTCACCGTCGATTGCTCTTCAGaggaatttgaaaaacttcCGTTGTTTACGCATATACCAGACTCTCCAGAACGGTTCAAATCTTGTTTCTGGTCCTGCGATTTCTTTAAAGGTAAGCTGAATTCAATATCCTCCTGTCTCAAAGCGGCTCTCATACCACGTGAAGTTGGTGTCAACAGAGCGTGTGTTTCGACTCGTCCTCCGATGCCAGCAGCCCGAAAAAGAACCGTGAAACTGTTTGCACATACGTAAAAGTACGGACACTGCCTGGCCCGGACCAACTGgaacaaatttcgaaaactgaTAGCCCACTCTTTGGCCAGGGCTGCTCGCTCTGGCTCTCCAAGCACGATTCCATTGTTATTTTTGGAGTTCCTAGGGAACAATGTGAGCCAAGGCAAGTGAGGGTGCTGCCAGTAGAGTGTACTTTGATAGAATCTCGCACCAGGCGAAATGTCCAGACCAGCTGATGAATCTTTGATTCCGATGCAACGCACGAAAGACGTCAAGCCACTGGCCTCCTGATTAGTTCTCAGGTTATTACCCGGGATAGAAGTTTTACAAAGTAATCGCATGCGACTTTTGATGCTCCAATCGATGGGCAAATATTTACTGGGCTTTGGGAGTGGTTCCGTAGAAACCTCTGGCATTGGGCTCACGATCAGCTGTTGCTGGGGATCGATGTGAAAGCGAGGTTCAAGGGGTTTGGCTGGAACTGGAGCATCGATGGCCAGCACCTCTTTAGGAGTGCTTTTACTGAGCAGCTCAAAAATGCTCTCATCGTTCACCAGATCCGCCTCAAGTTGTTTTTGCTTCTTGGCTGTGGAGTCGTcatttctgtaaaattataataaatctaCTTTACTTAacagttaataaaaataaactctaAGTTTCTATGCTTTAAGAATTTAATCCTATGCATTTCACAATATTTTCATCCATCAGgttgattgttgttgttgtaattgtaattttattgagtaACGATAGCCTTCCATTAAATCCGAAACTTTCAATCGATTAGATTCAATTTATCaatcaaatctgttttaagGCAAGTTGGACCTTTCTGGTCTTAGCCGTCTTAGGACaaccacaaataaaaaaaaatgttttagtaaatcactaatataaaaaaaaagttcaatttaggTTATGAAAAAGCTCAATTTTTATTGACGCCTCGTTCACTCACCTGGAGAATGGATTCTTCCGTTTCTGACTTCCGGCGAACGGGTCCTGACCCGACTCTCCCGGAGTCGAAAAAGTCGTCCGCGAGTCCGTCGACGACGGTCGCTGAAGTCGTGCCTGCAGAGCTTTCTGTTTCTGTTTGAGTCGCTGCAGCCTCAGAATTTCGTCCGGCCGTTTCCACTGGCCTGGATTAGACAACATGCCGGAAGTGTTGGGGTCCATTTTGATTGATGCACTTACTTTTCCCGGAGTTTGTTTTAAACTTGAGAATACTGCGGGTTCCGTTTGGTCTCGTTTGGTAAACGACGATTAGAAATCACAGCCAGAAAGTGcgcattttgtttgtttatgcgGTTCCTTATTCGACAAGACGTGACAGACGGTACGAAAGAGCGCCCAAAGCAGCTGTTTATTATGGGTTTTCGTTTTTGAAAGCGAACCGTCGTGATGTGAGGGAGAAAGTAGTAGCTACATCTCACTTTCGCTCgtgtaattttatattcaaacgcGAAACTGACTCGTTGGAAGGATTACACGCGAAATTAGTTTCCGagcttaaatgaaaaaaaaaaattgtgccttCATTATTTAGCGCATGCAATAATAAGGTGTTTCTTAAGTAAAAAAACCATAAGGTATgtaataaaacagaaaaaaaaccacaatgGAAACAACATCTATTTGAATCTAAATTGTGCAACCCGCATAGTCAAATACGATATGCT
This sequence is a window from Uranotaenia lowii strain MFRU-FL chromosome 3, ASM2978415v1, whole genome shotgun sequence. Protein-coding genes within it:
- the LOC129757460 gene encoding DNA-directed RNA polymerases I, II, and III subunit RPABC2; the encoded protein is MDDGDYDNDDVGGDEFDDVEEDDNIDELNQEEDGDNIELITPGQAGGGVPKSKRITTKYMTKYERARVLGTRALQIAMCAPIMVELEGETDPLQIAMKELKQRKIPIIIRRYLPDASYEDWSIDELIIIDH
- the LOC129755595 gene encoding protein downstream neighbor of son homolog; this encodes MDPNTSGMLSNPGQWKRPDEILRLQRLKQKQKALQARLQRPSSTDSRTTFSTPGESGQDPFAGSQKRKNPFSRNDDSTAKKQKQLEADLVNDESIFELLSKSTPKEVLAIDAPVPAKPLEPRFHIDPQQQLIVSPMPEVSTEPLPKPSKYLPIDWSIKSRMRLLCKTSIPGNNLRTNQEASGLTSFVRCIGIKDSSAGLDISPGARFYQSTLYWQHPHLPWLTLFPRNSKNNNGIVLGEPERAALAKEWAISFRNLFQLVRARQCPYFYVCANSFTVLFRAAGIGGRVETHALLTPTSRGMRAALRQEDIEFSLPLKKSQDQKQDLNRSGESGICVNNGSFSNSSEEQSTNTQIDEDPDRDDEDDDDMEEEKWLESLGVAAEEIKKINYNQAKKLQNRECDEDYSDQSTVLIEGVECQAFFNFLLNAKSTTTKVGRLAGVPPTLLAPVSFVGASLRTLTTRSSKIRMEGEDYHSTELQGVILPHVLPYLCGLLTETKDNFSSTLASVPSTTAFCRVSQKLIDDADKENAATAIGDQVLWKENLSDSGLSEHILETMCRASKDSVKDLERMVYNKDSGGYTWS